GGGATGAGGGAGGACTCCTGGGAACATGGGGCGTGTTCCCTGCAGATGAAGGGCTCTGCCTGGACTCTGTGGGTGCTTCCACAGTGGGATGGGAGCCTTGTCAGGGTGTGGGAGGAGGTGCCCTGCCCCCTCTGAGCTTGGCTGGTCACTGTGGTGTGTTGGGTTGTGATTTGGCACTGTCTGATGCCCTTGGAATGTccttccagcacagcccagctgcggGAACCTGGAGAccacagcaggctgaggaccAAGCTGGTggccccctgccccagcccttacCTCTGCTGCCCCTTGAGAGAGTGATAGCAGGAGGGGAAGAAGAGACCTGGAGAGTGGGTCTGgtgtggggagggcaggggaaggCTCTCTGAAGGTTGTTTGCTCTGCTCTGGCCCATGTCAGCACCAGGGGATGTTCCCCAGGTCCCCGTGGTCCCCTGGGCTCAGCACTAAGgacccagctggcagcagattCCAGAGCAGATCCTAGAGCAGCCCACTCAGGGTCCAGCCCAGCAAGGacagccctcctgcagctcactGGGGTGTGTCTCCATGACAGAGGATGTGGCTCCTGAATtgctccatccctgggcacTGATGAGGAGtccaggtcctgctgcccaccaggcatggggcacacagagcacaggacTGATTCTCTGCTCTTCCACCATGGAATCCCTTCATGATCCATTAATTTGTTattgccccagcagctgctgcccaagcCAGACACTGGCCAGGAGGAGAgtcagggctgtgtgtgagggaggaATGGCTGTGGCACAAACATGAGGGCTCGGAGCACTGTCccttccctgggctgtcccacaggaccatcccagcctgtcccacagGACCaccccagcctgtcccacagGACCACCCcagcctctcccacagcccaagctgggctttgctgccaTCCTGCTGGGCTAAGCCGGCAGGATTCCCCTGGGAGGAACCTGAGCATCCTCCTCTCAGGCAGTGTCAGGGGAGCAGGGTGTTCCAAACCATGAGTGCATCCCTGGACTGGTGTGGGGACACCAccagcctgctgctgggagcctgAGGGGGACTGGATGCCATCCCGGGCTGGGAGTGGgctctctgctccagccctgttCCTGCTGGGGGCCCCAGTTCCAGTTGGGCACAGCAACCTCCACCTTGGAAGGACCAGGTTTTCCCGCTGTTGTCCTGCCTCAGTGGTGCTTGGGGTCCACATGGTCCCTGTGCCATTCCCCGTGGGACACACACTGTGCCCAAAGGTGGGTCTGTCCCACTGCCTCTCCCCCTTCTCCTGGCATTCATTACCTGTAACAACAGCACCACCCTCAGTGCCCTGGGGCTCTTGGCtcctctcctggctctgcagccctctGAGGTCAATGGTCCCCTCTCCCCTCTGCCTCTTCCTGtgggctccctgggcagggtgggggtcactgggacagggagggcagcagcaaGAGGTGTGTCACCCACCAGgggtgggatggatggatggatgatggatggatggatggatggatggatggatggatggatggatggatggatggatgatggatggatggatggatggatggatggatggatggatgatggatggatggacagagGGAAGGACATGGGAAGCAGTGGTGTGTGAGGAATGTGCCTGGAGCAGATAACCCCCTTGTGCTGGTTGCTGGGGCAGCTTTGGCACTGTGGTACAGAGGGTGTGAGGGTGACttgccagcctggcagctgggctgggcctggAGAGCCTGCCAGAGCGAGGGGAGGTGGAGAGGCACAGCCACGGTGACTGAAGTGCTGAAATCTCCATCCCCATGGCCCCAGGACTGGCACCCAGCCGGGTACTGGGCTGGGGTCTCTCCCTGTGCCCGGATGTGCAGAGAGGACAGGCAGCAAGTGGGTTTGGGGGCTgtctgcagccctgggggacGGTCCTGGGGAACTGCAGTgagcactgcctgctctgtgaCTGCCCGTGGAACTCATCAGAGCTCAAGTCCTGCCCATCCCCATGTCTGACCTTGTGGCTGTCTCATCTCCCTGTGTTGCCCAAGTGCGTAAcagctggggaaactgaggcacagcacCAGAGGTGCCAGGGGCggtgtgtccctgctctggcccCCTGGCTcggcctgtccccagccctcctgATGCTCCTGCCCCCAGGTACTCCCCCAGCCACCAAGATGTCCAGCAAACGTGCCAAAGCCAAGACCACCAAGAAGCGCCCCCAGCGCGCCACCTCCAACGTCTTTGCCATGTTCGACCAGTCCCAGATCCAGGAGTTCAAGGAGGCTTTCAACATGATCGACCAGAACCGCGATGGCTTCATTGACAAGGAGGATCTGCACGACATGCTGGCTTCCCTCGGTGAGGacaccctgccccgtgcccccgcagcccctctgcccctggcccCAGCTcgggagcagggagggctgcaggGTGACCTCGTGCCCACACCCAGCGCTGggcactggctgtgctgggatacCTCAGAGCCCGGGCTGGGATTTCTCTGCTCCACCAGCTGACAGAAGGGGTGTTTGTGAGGTGTCcgagggcagcagctctgtgtgctgctcaCAGATGCACTCACCACAAGGGAAGAGACCTTCAGAGCTGGAGAagctctgccctgggagcaACCACCAGCTGCAGCCATGGAATGTTTGAGTAGTCTCACCCCAGAATGTCACTGGGGCTGTCCCACATGGAACAAAGGCCTCCCGTTGCTCCCAGCTGGGTGACAAAGGCAGGTCCCCGTGCTGGTGTGATACCTGGGCTGGTTGAGACTTGCAGCTCTGTACCCACTCCCTGCCCCGAGCCATTCTCCTTTGCTGCAGACCATGGCTCCCTCCTCCCGCCCCCAGTGGTATCTCCACTGCACTTTGGGAGGTCTGTCAATGATTGACCCGGCAGCCAAACCTGTTCTGGAGTCCTGCCTGACCATGGGAGGGATCTCCCTCCTCccagggagctggagctctgggagcagagaggggcCAGCGCCGggggcacagagctcagcagagctgaggcaTCCCTGGTGCACCCACTGTAGCACCAGTGCTGGGGACATCAGCAGCACGAGGCTTGTGTGAGGAcactgctgcccctctcctcggAGCTGTCAGGGGGAATGGGAAAAGCTATGGGTTTCATTCCAGTAACCCCCAAATCAATTACTGCACTTCCCCCAAGGCAGAGCTTGTTCCCAGGTGTAGATGAAAGCATCAGGAGAGATGCTGAGGGGGGAGCACTGGGCACTGCAGAAACTCCTTTCCCATGCTCGTGGGGTGGGTGAACAAGAACCAGCAGATCGATTTGCAATGGATAAACAGCCATCCCAGCTGTTTGTTTGAATGGGCTGACCCCGGGGatgggagctgggggagcagggccCTGCATCCACCCCCTGCCCGTGTCCTGCAGGGAAGAACCCCACTGACGAGTACCTGGAGGGGATGATGAGCGAGGCACCGGGGCCCATCAACTTCACCATGTTCCTCACCATGTTTGGGGAGAAGCTGAACGGCACCGACCCCGAGGACGTGATCCGCAACGCCTTCGCCTGCTTCGACGAGGAGGCCTCAGGTACAGCCCGGCCCCTCTGCCACAGCCAGCATGGGGCCTGGCCACACGGCTGCTGGAACagtccccaggcagctccagagcaggagagctgggcgaggtgctgtgctcagccctccCGTGCCCCCTGCCAACGCTGCGCCCTGCCCTCCTTGCAGGCTTCATCCACGAGGACCACCTGCGTGAGCTGCTGACCACCATGGGGGACAGGTTCACCGACGAGGAGGTGGATGAGATGTACCGGGAGGCGCCCATCGACAAAAAGGGCAACTTCAACTACGTGGAGTTCACCCGCATCCTGAAGCACGGGGCCAAGGACAAAGACGATTAGAGCCCGCGGCCACTCACCCCTACTGCCCCATCCCCTGCACATCCCCTGCCCCCTGGCCCCCTTGCTGCCCCACAGCAGACTCCTCCCACAGGAAACACCTTCCAGGATCATCACCCTCCATCAGGACATGGCTGGAGGGGACACACTCCCATCACTGTGCTGGGTGTGCCCTTCCAGCCTTCCCCTCACATCACCTCTCCCGCCCTCTGGGCACCCCAGCCTTGCCACTGACCCCCTCAAAGCCACTATGCCACTGGTCCCGGGGCTGGGGTGAGCatcccctgctgccctgcaggggtttgagctGGCTCCAGCCTGAGCAAGCCCCATTCAGGGCCATAGCACAGAGGAAAAGCctctctgcctctcctcccaCACTCCCCCTTCAGGAAAGATCCCCCACTTTGGTCCTCCTCCCTGGCTGTTTTATGGCTTTGGAGCCTGAGATCTGAGGGATTCAGGAAGCTGGAGGGGTGTATAAAGCCTGATGGGTGTGACAGACGTGTGCTGTGTGGCTGCCTTgtgccccctgggctgtgcccagtgcctTGGGAAGGTGGGTTTGGTGGggcactgcagctcctcacCTTGCTGCCCTTGTCAGCCAGTGCCCCTTGCAATGGGGCAGCCTGGTTTTGAAGCCAAATTGCTCTCAAATGATGTAAAATCAGCTTGAGCATCATTTTCTGCCTTAGCTGGTGGGCTGAAGGTCGTTGTGCTCAGCccctgtgtcaggatgggctgAGAGACATGAGGTGCCAGCCATGCTCCCCACATcaactgtcccagggtgccagGGGCTTGGCCACCCTTCTGTGTCACCCTGCATGGGTGGGGGAACAAGAGACAGAGAGGATAAGAAATGGGGAGGAGCTTTGTCCCCTTGGTTTGGTTATTTGTCACCTCCCTGACAAGGATGTGGGAGCATGGGGCGCTCCCACCTTGTGAAGCTGTGGTCTGAAAACGCTGCTTGAAGGCTGCCCTGGAGGGAGGCACAAGTTCCAGCAATTCCTTATTTAAAATGGGGGGACAAACCTACAAAACCTGGCGAGGGCATAGTGCACGGCAGAGGTGCTACCAGTGCTTGGTAGGGTCTGTGGGAGCTCCATGGGCATAGGCTGGGCTCAGAGGCCTCAGAGACACTCCAGGCCCCAGGTGCTGCTCTCTCACCTGGGAGGTGATCCATGAATGAAAAGCTTCTCCTTGGTCTCAGTGTTCCTATTTTGCAGGCACTACCAACAccaggaaaaataaagcaaattgtCAGATGTGCAAGGGTGATCTGTGATCTCCAGGGAGCTCCCCAGGGTCAGGGCttgtgccctgcagcagcagccccaaaccagcccaCCTCCAGCCTCATGTGTACCAAGCTTGTTCCCTGAttcactgctgtgccagggaaaaACTACAGTTCTCTCACAGCCAGACAGAATTCCCAGGCCTGAAGGATTCTGGAGGCCTGGATGCGTTTTAAAACCTTTACTTGGACACCCAGCAGAGTGAACATCCACTGACATCACTTTGAGGCAGAGGAGCTGACGCTGGAGCTGTGGACAGATTGGCttccagggcagctgctgtAGGAGTGCTGCTCAGCCCCTCTGACTCCAGGGGATCCCCCAGTGTGAGCAGCCCAGACCCTCGCAGTGCCAGGGGTGGGATGGACTCactgctgccctgagctgggagctgccacaggctccagcctggggctgtcagagctgc
This Passer domesticus isolate bPasDom1 chromosome 16, bPasDom1.hap1, whole genome shotgun sequence DNA region includes the following protein-coding sequences:
- the MYL9 gene encoding myosin regulatory light polypeptide 9, which gives rise to MSSKRAKAKTTKKRPQRATSNVFAMFDQSQIQEFKEAFNMIDQNRDGFIDKEDLHDMLASLGKNPTDEYLEGMMSEAPGPINFTMFLTMFGEKLNGTDPEDVIRNAFACFDEEASGFIHEDHLRELLTTMGDRFTDEEVDEMYREAPIDKKGNFNYVEFTRILKHGAKDKDD